In one window of Henckelia pumila isolate YLH828 chromosome 1, ASM3356847v2, whole genome shotgun sequence DNA:
- the LOC140864803 gene encoding senescence-specific cysteine protease SAG39-like: MPVSTSNGLKFDTITLLLILGMCSSLATCRSGVNRTNMAARHEQWMRKYGRVYQDTDEKAKRFNIFKKNVEFIERSNNEGTGTYKLRINEFADLQNEEFRATRNGYKKFPHKKSSTSFRYEGVKDVPESMDWREKVAVTGVKDQGQCGSCWAFSTVAAMEGINQISTSKLISLSEQELLDCDRTDDNQDCHGGFMESAFKFIVKNKGLTTESDYPYQGISGTCNNQKKDSSAATITGYENVPINDESSLLKAIANQPVSVSIDASGPSFQFYASGVITSDCGTNLDHGVTAVGYGKTENGTKYWLVKNSWGTEWGEAGYVRVARDVDAKEGMCGIAMQACYPTVSSAAVCEDPRFIGGDGITFYFHGRKDEDFCLVSDSNLHINAHFIGKRNPNLKRDFTWVQSIAVMFDSHKILVAAQKTSTWDHKADHLVISVDDKPVSLPTIADSKWDSNDMINQLLSISRTSDTDGVVIEVVDKLRITSHVVPITTQESKVHGYGINDDDCFAHLEVSFKFYNLSDPVHGVLGQTYSSNYESKIKLSAVMPVMGGAHKYKTSGIFDTNCGVSRFHKSVGLRKNVGRTATLEEIKCNGGREGKGRDWFVNARI, from the exons ATGCCAG TTTCAACATCAAATGGCTTAAAATTCGACACAATTACACTGTTGTTAATTCTTGGGATGTGTTCATCTCTAGCAACATGTCGAAGCGGTGTAAACCGAACCAATATGGCTGCGAGACACGAGCAGTGGATGCGCAAGTATGGACGTGTTTACCAAGACACTGACGAGAAGGCCAAACGATTCAACATATTCAAGAAGAATGTGGAGTTTATCGAACGTTCAAACAATGAAGGAACTGGGACATATAAGCTTCGTATAAATGAATTTGCGGACTTGCAAAATGAAGAATTCCGCGCCACTCGTAATGGATACAAGAAGTTCCCTCACAAGAAATCATCGACATCCTTTAGATACGAAGGTGTAAAGGATGTTCCCGAGAGTATGGATTGGAGAGAAAAGGTAGCCGTGACTGGAGTCAAGGATCAAGGCCAATGTG GTTCATGCTGGGCATTTTCAACAGTTGCAGCAATGGAAGGCATCAACCAAATTTCAACAAGCAAACTGATCTCATTATCCGAACAAGAACTCCTGGACTGCGATAGAACGGACGACAATCAGGACTGCCACGGAGGTTTCATGGAATCTGCATTCAAATTCATAGTAAAAAACAAAGGTCTCACCACGGAATCCGACTACCCATATCAAGGAATTTCTGGCACCTGCAACAACCAAAAGAAAGACTCAAGCGCAGCAACGATCACCGGGTACGAAAACGTGCCAATCAATGATGAATCTTCCTTACTTAAAGCTATTGCAAACCAACCAGTATCAGTGTCTATTGATGCAAGCGGACCATCTTTCCAGTTTTATGCTAGTGGTGTGATCACGAGTGATTGCGGGACAAATTTGGATCATGGAGTTACTGCAGTGGGATATGGGAAGACTGAAAATGGGACGAAATATTGGTTGGTGAAGAATTCTTGGGGAACAGAGTGGGGTGAGGCGGGATATGTCAGAGTTGCGAGAGATGTTGACGCAAAGGAAGGGATGTGTGGGATTGCCATGCAAGCTTGTTATCCGACAGTTTCTT CTGCTGCCGTATGCGAAGATCCCCGGTTCATTGGTGGAGATGGCATCACTTTCTATTTCCATGGCCGAAAAGACGAAGATTTCTGCTTAGTCTCTGATTCCAATCTTCACATCAACGCTCATTTCATCGGCAAAAGGAATCCTAACTTAAAGAGAGACTTCACTTGGGTTCAATCCATTGCCGTGATGTTCGATAGCCATAAAATCCTCGTAGCTGCGCAAAAAACATCGACATGGGACCATAAGGCAGATCATCTAGTCATATCCGTTGATGACAAGCCAGTCTCTCTCCCAACCATCGCAGATTCCAAATGGGATTCCAACGACATGATCAACCAACTACTCTCCATCTCTCGCACGTCCGACACAGATGGCGTTGTTATCGAAGTGGTCGATAAGCTAAGAATAACTTCACATGTTGTCCCTATCACGACTCAAGAATCCAAAGTGCATGGCTATGGCATAAACGATGACGATTGTTTTGCACATTTGGAAGTTTCCTTCAAGTTTTACAACCTGAGCGACCCGGTACATGGCGTTCTAGGACAGACATATAGCAGCAATTATGAGAGCAAAATAAAGTTGAGTGCAGTAATGCCTGTGATGGGAGGAGCTCACAAGTACAAGACCTCAGGTATTTTTGACACCAACTGTGGGGTATCAAGATTCCATAAGTCCGTCGGCCTGAGGAAAAACGTTGGCCGGACGGCGACTTTGGAGGAAATCAAGTGCAATGGTGGAAGAGAAGGGAAGGGAAGGGATTGGTTTGTAAACGCTAGAATATGA
- the LOC140864796 gene encoding uncharacterized protein, translating to MSNEDKTSNPTLIHKPHISWSDSYAKAQDVIASLASILPSVPPSIAASESPATSLLHDPDVAADVKQLLHHPDSGAGDDNLCRWLYDTFQSAQPELHLVVLRFIPVLAGVYLSRASLKKPLPGFEAVLLAIYAYETATRNGQAVMVSIPDVSYSSIYHEAKQTAKNGAPEPHLAVVSPGLEPHGTVRSTRRARIVGVALELYYNKISYMPIDSKIDFCKVCMIWSGHQEESSIINLEASSSSHVKDDNIENLENRCQNKEQGQGRITMPWEILQPILRILGHCLTGSSKDKQLSEVACAACNCLYARSLHDINSKAILAIGSLLKLAKLVADSKDDIDHTEITMSNVITI from the coding sequence ATGAGCAATGAAGATAAAACCAGCAACCCTACATTAATACACAAGCCTCACATCTCTTGGTCTGATTCCTACGCCAAGGCCCAAGATGTCATCGCTTCCCTTGCTTCTATCCTACCCTCTGTCCCACCATCCATCGCCGCCTCCGAATCTCCCGCGACATCGCTTCTCCACGATCCCGACGTGGCGGCCGATGTCAAGCAACTTCTCCACCACCCTGACTCAGGGGCCGGAGATGACAACCTTTGTCGTTGGCTATATGACACGTTCCAATCCGCCCAGCCGGAACTCCACCTAGTTGTCCTCCGGTTCATTCCCGTCCTAGCAGGAGTCTACCTCTCCCGAGCTTCACTAAAGAAGCCTCTACCTGGGTTCGAAGCTGTGCTATTAGCCATTTATGCTTATGAAACCGCGACACGAAATGGGCAAGCGGTGATGGTTAGTATCCCTGATGTCTCATACTCAAGCATTTACCATGAAGCGAAACAAACCGCCAAAAACGGTGCTCCAGAGCCTCATCTTGCCGTGGTTTCACCAGGTCTCGAGCCACACGGCACTGTTAGATCTACTAGACGGGCTAGAATAGTTGGGGTAGCTTTAGAACTATATTACAACAAGATTTCTTATATGCCTATTGATTCGAAGATCGATTTCTGTAAAGTTTGTATGATATGGTCAGGGCATCAGGAAGAAAGCAGCATCATTAATCTTGAAGCCAGTTCTTCCTCACATGTAAAAGatgataatattgaaaatttggagAACAGATGCCAAAATAAGGAACAAGGTCAAGGGAGAATAACTATGCCTTGGGAAATTCTGCAACCAATTTTAAGGATTTTAGGGCATTGTTTGACGGGTTCTAGTAAAGATAAACAGCTTTCCGAGGTTGCATGTGCTGCATGCAACTGCCTGTATGCAAGATCTTTGCATGATATCAATTCCAAGGCAATTTTGGCAATTGGGAGTCTTTTAAAACTGGCAAAACTGGTTGCTGACTCGAAGGATGACATTGATCACACTGAAATCACAATGAGTAACgtgataacaatatga